CGCCGGTATCGGTCTGCTAGCGATGGCGGGTTATCTGGCCGGTATCACCCAAGGCATCGCCCTGGGTGTTCCGGCAGGCCTGGCGGCGCTGTTTGCCGACTTGCTGCCGATAGGCCTGGCACTGTTGGCTGCCGGTGTGCTGGGACAGCGCTTGGCGCCGGCAGTCTGGGCGGGCTTGGCCATCGGCCTGACCGGTGTTGCCCTCGGTACCCAAGGCGCGTTGGCCTGGGGCGACGCGCCTTTGTGGGCCTACGGGTTGCCGCTGCTCGGCATGCTCTCGCTCGCTGCTGCGACCCTGTGGCAGAAGCATCTTCCAGCCTCGCAATCGATTGGCCTGCTGCCCAATCTCTGGCTGCAATGTTGTGTCAGCGGCCTGGTGTTTGCGCTTATCGAAGGCGCACAGGGCAGCCTCGCACCGATACCCAGTACTGGCTTTGTGCTGAGCGTCGTATGGACGGCGGGATTGTCGACGATGGGCGGATACGGGCTCTATTGGTTGTGCCTGCGCCGGGCGACAGCCACCCGTGTCGCCAGCGTTCTCTACCTGAGCCCGCCCATTACGATGCTGTGGGCCTGGGCAATGTTCGACGAGCCGTTGTCGTGGCTCATGGCGCTGGGGATGGCGGTGTCTGCCGTCGGCATCTGGATGGTGATGCGTGATGAAGCGCGTGGTCGACTCAGCGCCACCGCCGCGCGTTAAACCTCCAGCACCAAAGGCTCACTGCCCTCGGCCGGTACTGCGCAGCAAATCAGCACTTCGCCGTCCGCGACCGGCTCGGCGGGCTGCGTCAGGTAATGCACCTGGCCTTGGGTCATGCGGGTTTTACAGGTGCCACAGGAACCGCCGCGGCAACTGAATTCCGGGTTCAGGCCCCGGGCCTCGGCCAACTCCAGCAGCGTCCCGCTACCCGGCTCCCAGCGCGCTTCCTTGGCCGAGCTGGCGAACAGGACTTTCACCGTTTCACTCGCCGCGGGCACCTGCTCGGCCACGGGCATTCGAACCTCGATATCGCGCACTAGCGTGGACGGGCCAAAGGTTTCCGCATGGATGCGATCATCGGGAATGCGCAGCTTGCGCAGGCCGTCATACAGCGCCTGGGTAAAGCTGCCCGGCCCGCACAAATAGAAGTCATAGTCGTCCAGCGGCAGCCATTGCTTGAGCAGCCCCACATCGATTCTGCCGGACACGTCGTAACCTTGCCCGGCGCTGCCGTCGGTGGGCGGTTGGCTGACCATGCGCAACACCCGCAGCTTGTCACCGGCACGGGCCGCCAGCTCGTCGATCTCCTTGCGAAAGGCCAGGTCAGCCACGTGACGGGCGCTTTGTACCAGCCAGACCGAACGCATGCGGCTGATGCGTTTCCCTTGGTAGACCACCTCGCGCAACATCGACAACAGCGGCGTGATGCCAACGCCCGCTGCCAACAGCACCAGCGGGCGGCGCTCGATGGGGTCCACGGTGAAGTGGCCTTGGGGCGCCCGCGCCTCAATTTCATGGGCCGCCTGAATTTGTTCATGCAAGTGCGAAGACACCACGCCGTCGCGCTTGACGCTAATGCGCAGGAAATCATCGGACGGCGCGCTGGACACGCTGTAGGTGCGGATCGACGGAGTTTGCTGCCCTTGCAGTAATACTCGCACCGGTAAATGCTGTCCGGCTTCGAACCGTGGCAAACCGGCGCCATCGGTGGTTTGCAGATAAAAGGAACGAATGTCGGGGCTTTCATCCACCGTCCGAGTGACCTGCAACGCACGCCATTGGGTCCTCAGGGCTTCGGCCTGCAAGCGCTCAGCGGTTTGTTCCCAACTGCCGGTCATCAGCGAATTGGGCGAGTCACCTTCGTCCTGGTTTCTCCAGCGCAACGGTATCGCTTCGGGACGGTAGACCAAGCGTTGCGGAGTCACACGCAACAACCGCTCGGCGCCCTGGAACGCAGCAATCTGCGGGTCATCCAGCAACACCTCGGCGCGACCGCTCAACTGCAACAGGTCGCCGGTTTCAAAGTCGACGAACAACAGCCCTGCGCGCGGATTCAGCAGGATATTGCCCAACGTGTTGAAAAACAGATTCCCGGAAAAATCCGGGACGGTCAGCGTCCCGTCCTCGTCCATGTGCACAAAACCGGACTTGCCGCCACGGTGCGAAGCATCGACCTGCCGTTCGCCGTCTCGGATCACGTAGGTGGCGATGTAGAACGAATCGGCCGCCGTGACCAGCCGACGAACCAAAGGGTCGTCCACCTCCAGTTCACGCGAGACGGCAGCTTGCTCATCGACAAAGCTGTATTGGCGCAGGTTGATGTAGCGCGGGCAGTTGCCATACGCCTGGCTCACCGAGATCTCCAGCCCTTGGTCGAGCCGACGGCGCACGACACCGTTCATGCGGTTACGGCGACGGGTATGCAACTCGATGCCCAGCATGCCGATGGCATCGCCCTCGCCCATGCCTTCCTGGGCTGGATCGCTCGGCTGCGGCTCGATATCGATGTGCAGCGTTTCCGGATCCGGTGAACTCATGAAGCCGGGCTGCCCGGTGCGCAGCGTCGCCCAGACATCGCCTTGACGATCCACCGCGCCCAACACCACGAAGGGCAATTGGGCGTAGAACTCACGGTGCTGATCCGGCATCCAGGTGCGTGCCAGTTGCCGCTGGCCGACACCGGCCATCATGTCCACCGCGCCGACGGAGCGCTGCAAGGTCAACTCGCCTTCATGCCAGGGCGAAGGTTGTGCTTTCGAGGCTTCGTTCATCAGCTACTCCTCGCGCCCCGGCATTGCTGCTGGGTCAGTGCGCTGTGGTCAGGGATGGTCCGTCACGCCTTTGAACAAGGTGTGCGGCTGGTGGAGCCATCTTCTGCCCAAAGCGGCGGCGCAGGAATACGCATGGATTGAAATCCACTGTTTCAGGAAATGGAATGACCTCGACGCCTGGGTCCTCGCGCGCATCGCTGGTCAATTGAGGAGCGGTCCTGGCTGACGGTCCGCCCCCCCCAGACGTTACAGCATCCTCAGCCGACCCAGCCGATCGCCGTTTTTGGAATGACTTCAGACTCGTCGAGCTTGGACGCGAACATGCTGACCGCCTCCAATGCATCCGTGGTCCCGGCCCTGATCTGCACGATGACCGATCCGGCCTGGTCCGCCAGGGTAACGCCGCGCAGCGCGCCCTCATGGGTCACGCTCATACTGGCGACCGCATCGCGGGTCTCAGAAAGGATCATGCCGATCATCTCGGCGATTTCCGCTGTCGAGCGACTCGTGCGCCCGGCCAGTTGGCGGACTTCGTCGGCCACGACTGCAAAGCCCCGGCCCTGGTCGCCCGCCCGCGCGGCCTCGATGGCAGCGTTGAGCGCCAGCAGGTTGGTCTGGTCGGCAATGCCGCGAATGGTATTGACGATGGCGGTGATCTCTTCCGAGCGCGCGCCCAGTTGCCCGACCAGGCGCGCGGAGGCGCCAATGTTTTCGGCGATCTGGCGCATCTCCTTGGCGGTTTGCTGGATCACTTGGGCGCCCTGCTCGGCGACTCGCTCAGTCTCGGAAGAAATGTGATAAGCACGCGAGGCACCGCGTGAATCCTCTTCGAACTTTTCCACCCGCTCGGTGATGTCGCTGGCAAACTTGACGATCTTGCTCAGTTTGCCTTCGGCGTCGTAGACCGGGTTGTAGCTGGCCTCCAACCACACCACCTTGCCATGCTTGCCCAGTCGCTTGAATTGTCCGCTGAAAAACTCACCGGCGTTCAGACGTCGCCAGAAATCGCCATATTCCGAACTGTTGACCAGGTTCGCTTCGCAGAACAGTCGGTGATGCTTGCCTTTGATTTCAGCGAGCGAGTAATTCATCGTCCGCAGGAAGTTGTCATTTGCAGTGAGGATATTGCCAGTCAAATCAAATTCGATCACCGCCATTGCCCGATCAAGGGCTGCGAGCCTGCCACGCGTTTCTGCGTCACTGGCCACTCGGGCGGTGACATCAAGGGCATACTTGACCACCTTCACGACTTTGCCCTGCTCATCCAGGACTGGGTTATAGCTCGCCTCCAGCCAGACGTTGCGACCTTGTCCGCTGACCCGCTGGAACGTCCCCGAAACGAACTGGCCTGCCCGCAACCGGTCCCAGAACTCGCGGTACTCAGCACTGCCCGCCAGCGCTGGGGTGCAAAAATTGCGGTGGGACAAACCGGCCAACTGATCCTCGCGGTAGCCCATGGTATTGAGGAAGTTTTCGTTGGCGCGAAGCACCTTGCCGTCGGGACTGAACTCGATCACGGCCATCGACCGCTCCAGAGCGCCTACCAATCCCTTGTAAGTTGCTAACTCGGCCTTCCTTGCCGTCAGTTCATTTTTTAGTGTTGTATTAAACATGACGTACCCTCGGCAGAAGCTGGGAATCAACCGCATCTCAAATGGCTATCGGCTAATAACCTAGAGACTGTAAGGATGCTGAGCATTTATTTTCTGGCGTCAAAAAGCCCTTGTCCGGCTTATCTATTACTGAAGGAGATACAGACAATCAACCGCCTTTGTTCGCCTGACAAAACGCCCCTGGATTAGAGTCCGTCTCTCGATGCGAGCCATTGCGCAAATGTGCTATGGCTTCATCCCAGGATCAGTGCATTCAAAACGATAAGGTACGTCTCATGAGCAAAGCGTCTTACGTCCCTCCAAAAATCTGGAAGCACGAGGCCCCCTCGGGCGGCCACTTCGCCAGCATCAACCGCCCCATTGCCGGGCCGACCCACGAAAAAACCTTGCCGGTCGGCGAGCACCCGTTGCAGCTCTATTCACTGGCGACGCCCAACGGCGTCAAAGTCACCATCCTGCTTGAAGAGTTGCTGGCGCTCGGACACACCGGCGCAGAATACGACGCCTGGCTGATTCGCATCGGCGAAGGCGACCAGTTCTCCAGTGGTTTTGTCGAGGTCAATCCAAACTCGAAGATTCCGGCCCTGCTGGATCGCAGCGTCGAGCCAGCAATCCGCGTCTTCGAGTCCGGGTCGATCCTGCTTTACCTGGCAGAAAAATTCGGCGCGCTGCTGCCCACCGACCCGGCCGGCCGCACCGAAACCTTGAACTGGCTGTTCTGGCAGATGGGTTCGGCGCCGTACCTGGGCGGCGGTTTCGGACATTTCTACGCCTATGCGCCGGAAAAACTCGAGTACCCGATCAATCGCTTCACCATGGAAGCCAAGCGCCAACTGGATGTGCTGGACCGTCGCCTGGCTGAAAACAAATACCTGGCGGGCGACCAATACACCATCGCCGACATCGCGGTCTGGCCCTGGTATGGGCAATTGGTGCGCAATAACGTGTATTCAGCGGCGCAGTTCCTCTCGGCCCACGAATACACCCATGTTCAGCGCTGGGCCGAGGAAATCGCCAACCGACCCGCGGTGATGCGCGGCCAGCGGGTCAACCGGACCTGGGGCGATGAAGCGAGCCAGGTGCCGGAGCGGCATCGGGCGCAGGATTTGGGCTAGACGCGCCTACGCGAAACCTGGTGGTGAGGGAGCATGCGCCCTCACCACGTTCGATCGTTCCCACGCTCCTGCGTGGGAAGGCCGCCAGGGACGCTCCGCGTTCCGCTTCTGGGGTGACGCAGAGCGTCACGGGGATGCATTCCCACGCAGAGCGTGGGAACGATCAAATAGCGGTAATCCACAGGCCCATCGTCGCCAGGATGATGGGCCTGTTCGCAAGTCAATCGTAAAACGGTTCGACCAGGGTCCGACTGCCCACGAAGAAGCTGTCCGCGACCAGGCGTAGCGGTTGCAAATCCATGTCGCTGGCCTTGTCCTTGATCAGCTGTTGGAAATGCCGATACACCGCCGCGTATTCGCCCTCCTCCGACACAGCCTGGCGCACGCCGTCGATACTCAGCAACGCGCCGCCATTGTCGAGCCGCAGGACGCCTTCGGCGCAGCGAATCTCGATGCTCCAGAGCTCGTCATGACCATGGTCGAAGTCAAACTCGGCACGGATATCGAGCTGGCGCGCGTCCGCCATCTTGATGCTCGCGGCAATCGGTGACTGGCAGTTGTCGGGTACGCGCAGTTCGGCCGACTCGACGAACAGCGCCAGCGGCAGCAGATGGGTAGCAATCGAGAGGGCGTTTATGCCGGGATCAAAGACGCCCAGGCCACCGGGTTGCCAGATCCATGCCTGGCCCGGGTGCCATTTGCGCACGTCTTCCTTCCAATCGATCCGGACGCTTTGCAGCGTACGGCTGGCCAGCCAGTCGCGAGCCGCTTCGATGCCGGGCGCATAACGCGAATGCCAGGCGTAGAGGCCGCTGGCGCCTTGCTCGCGCGCGAGGTCAACAAGGGCCATCGCTTCGCCCAGCGTGGCGCAGGGCGGCTTTTCCACCAGCACGTGCTTGCCGGCAGCCAGGGCTTGTCGGACCAGCCCGAATCGACCTTGTGGCGGCGTGCAAAATGCGATTGCATCAACGTGCGGGCCGTTTTCCAGCAATTCGCCCAGGGACTGCAAATTCTCCACCCCGGCGCAAGGCTGCCCTTGCGTGGCGACCGCCACCAGTTCGAACGCGGGGTTGGCGCGGATAGCGGGGACGTGTTGATCCTGGGCGATCTTGCCGTAGCCCACCAGACCGAGACGAATCGGTTGCATCGATGACTCCTGACTTTTGTACTTATGATGGGGCAGCAAACTAGACGTAAATCGCCTGGCGGACAATGGGTTCGTATCCCAATGCTCGGCGTCAGCGCTGCGCCGGGGCGGTCACGACCTTGGAAATCCGGCTGAGAAACGGTTCGAGTCGCTCCCGCGGTGCGTCGTGCTCGACCACCAAAGCCGTGACTTCCTCGCAAGACGCCACTTGATAGTGGGCAACGCTGGAAAGTTTCTCATTGGTCACCGCCACCACCAATTGGCCGCTCGCCGCCACCACCGCGCGTTTGAATTCCGCGTCATCCAGGCCAAACGCCGTGACCCCATTGTCCGAGTCAATGGCGCAGGCACCGACAAAGCACAAGTCGAAATTGAACTGGCGCAATTGCTGGACGGCCGCCAGCCCGATGGCACCGCCCGCGACCGGATTCAGGCGACCGCCCAGCAGAATGACTTCGGCGCGGGGCAGCTTCATCAGCTCCACCGCGATCAAGGGTGAGTTGGTGGAGAGGGTCAACCGGAGCTCCGGGTCGATGGCGCGGGCGATGGCCAGGTTGGTCGACCCGGCATCGAGGAACACGTGCTGCCCGGCGATGAGCAGCGAGGCAGCCGTCTGGCCAAGCGTGCCCTTGCGCGCCGAATCCTGATGGATCCGGACATCGATAGGCGCCTCGGCCGCTGGCAGGCGAATCGCGCCGCCATAGACGCGCTTGCACAAGCCCGCCGCTGCCAGCGCGCCCAAATCGCGCCGTATCGAGTGTTCCGAAACATTGAACTCAACCGCCAAGTCAGCCGCAATGACCCGGCCATACAGGGCGAGACGTTCGCTGATCAATCGCTGGCGTTCGCCGGGAAACGCTTCGTTAAAAGAACTCATGACATTGGCAACCTGCATAAACGAGCAATAATAACCACAAACGAGCACACTATGCCGCGTCCCCCCAGGATCGTCAAACCAGGCCGGATTGCCTTTCGTCACTCTCTCGCGCCGGGCCGTGAACAGTTTTTTCCCGAGGCGGGTCAACCCAAGGTCAGTAGCGTCATTTCGTAGACGAGCGACTCACCCGGTCGCCGAGGGTGGAACCATGAACAATACAATCATCGCAGCCCTGGTAAGCGCCGTCGTCCTATCGGGCGCCAATGGTGCCCAGGCCGCAGAAACGAAAAAGGTCGATGTGCTGCTGGTGGGCGGAGGAATCATGAGTTCCACGCTGGGCATCTGGCTCAACGAGCTGGAGCCAGGCTGGTCGATGGAGATGGTCGAGCGCCTGGACGCGGTGGCCGAAGAAAGCTCCAACGGCTGGAACAACGCCGGCACCGGCCATTCAGCGTTGGCAGAACTCAACTACACGCCGATGGACGAGCAAGGCAACGTCAATATTTCCAAAGCCATCGAGATCAACGAAGCCTTCCAGATCACCCGGCAGTTCCTGGCCTGGCAGGTCAAGAACAATGTCCTGAAAAACCCTCGCTCATTCATCAACGCCACCCCGCAC
The Pseudomonas marvdashtae genome window above contains:
- a CDS encoding DMT family transporter, producing MNSPKSITSPATPSLYWLIPLPLLEAALVLAWSSGFVGARFSIDYAPPLLVVFWRCVLVTLILFPFVVGQLRRIPFAALLKNAGIGLLAMAGYLAGITQGIALGVPAGLAALFADLLPIGLALLAAGVLGQRLAPAVWAGLAIGLTGVALGTQGALAWGDAPLWAYGLPLLGMLSLAAATLWQKHLPASQSIGLLPNLWLQCCVSGLVFALIEGAQGSLAPIPSTGFVLSVVWTAGLSTMGGYGLYWLCLRRATATRVASVLYLSPPITMLWAWAMFDEPLSWLMALGMAVSAVGIWMVMRDEARGRLSATAAR
- a CDS encoding 2Fe-2S iron-sulfur cluster-binding protein yields the protein MNEASKAQPSPWHEGELTLQRSVGAVDMMAGVGQRQLARTWMPDQHREFYAQLPFVVLGAVDRQGDVWATLRTGQPGFMSSPDPETLHIDIEPQPSDPAQEGMGEGDAIGMLGIELHTRRRNRMNGVVRRRLDQGLEISVSQAYGNCPRYINLRQYSFVDEQAAVSRELEVDDPLVRRLVTAADSFYIATYVIRDGERQVDASHRGGKSGFVHMDEDGTLTVPDFSGNLFFNTLGNILLNPRAGLLFVDFETGDLLQLSGRAEVLLDDPQIAAFQGAERLLRVTPQRLVYRPEAIPLRWRNQDEGDSPNSLMTGSWEQTAERLQAEALRTQWRALQVTRTVDESPDIRSFYLQTTDGAGLPRFEAGQHLPVRVLLQGQQTPSIRTYSVSSAPSDDFLRISVKRDGVVSSHLHEQIQAAHEIEARAPQGHFTVDPIERRPLVLLAAGVGITPLLSMLREVVYQGKRISRMRSVWLVQSARHVADLAFRKEIDELAARAGDKLRVLRMVSQPPTDGSAGQGYDVSGRIDVGLLKQWLPLDDYDFYLCGPGSFTQALYDGLRKLRIPDDRIHAETFGPSTLVRDIEVRMPVAEQVPAASETVKVLFASSAKEARWEPGSGTLLELAEARGLNPEFSCRGGSCGTCKTRMTQGQVHYLTQPAEPVADGEVLICCAVPAEGSEPLVLEV
- a CDS encoding methyl-accepting chemotaxis protein translates to MEKFEEDSRGASRAYHISSETERVAEQGAQVIQQTAKEMRQIAENIGASARLVGQLGARSEEITAIVNTIRGIADQTNLLALNAAIEAARAGDQGRGFAVVADEVRQLAGRTSRSTAEIAEMIGMILSETRDAVASMSVTHEGALRGVTLADQAGSVIVQIRAGTTDALEAVSMFASKLDESEVIPKTAIGWVG
- the yghU gene encoding glutathione-dependent disulfide-bond oxidoreductase, yielding MSKASYVPPKIWKHEAPSGGHFASINRPIAGPTHEKTLPVGEHPLQLYSLATPNGVKVTILLEELLALGHTGAEYDAWLIRIGEGDQFSSGFVEVNPNSKIPALLDRSVEPAIRVFESGSILLYLAEKFGALLPTDPAGRTETLNWLFWQMGSAPYLGGGFGHFYAYAPEKLEYPINRFTMEAKRQLDVLDRRLAENKYLAGDQYTIADIAVWPWYGQLVRNNVYSAAQFLSAHEYTHVQRWAEEIANRPAVMRGQRVNRTWGDEASQVPERHRAQDLG
- a CDS encoding Gfo/Idh/MocA family protein, whose product is MQPIRLGLVGYGKIAQDQHVPAIRANPAFELVAVATQGQPCAGVENLQSLGELLENGPHVDAIAFCTPPQGRFGLVRQALAAGKHVLVEKPPCATLGEAMALVDLAREQGASGLYAWHSRYAPGIEAARDWLASRTLQSVRIDWKEDVRKWHPGQAWIWQPGGLGVFDPGINALSIATHLLPLALFVESAELRVPDNCQSPIAASIKMADARQLDIRAEFDFDHGHDELWSIEIRCAEGVLRLDNGGALLSIDGVRQAVSEEGEYAAVYRHFQQLIKDKASDMDLQPLRLVADSFFVGSRTLVEPFYD
- a CDS encoding DeoR/GlpR family DNA-binding transcription regulator, which translates into the protein MSSFNEAFPGERQRLISERLALYGRVIAADLAVEFNVSEHSIRRDLGALAAAGLCKRVYGGAIRLPAAEAPIDVRIHQDSARKGTLGQTAASLLIAGQHVFLDAGSTNLAIARAIDPELRLTLSTNSPLIAVELMKLPRAEVILLGGRLNPVAGGAIGLAAVQQLRQFNFDLCFVGACAIDSDNGVTAFGLDDAEFKRAVVAASGQLVVAVTNEKLSSVAHYQVASCEEVTALVVEHDAPRERLEPFLSRISKVVTAPAQR